In one window of Bdellovibrio bacteriovorus W DNA:
- a CDS encoding putative outer membrane protein, whose translation MLVVGGLAVPAQALTLDEYLNQVKGESLGYRSFEESAKAATLKARDADLFFTPKLFANAQLLKDGKEPFSAIMYDRINMENYSLGLSQEFSFGLKATVSYAAEKTEIEGIQSASIPAGFPTTFWYATPKLELSMPLWGNAFGKTERAKQELNRQQSVAERFGSEAQAKGYLTEAEAAFWRLASAQDIVAVQKRALAQAQSILDYVTKKEKMNLGEKADVLQAKAMVEAVSFQVQLAANQEKAARRQFNTYINRQAEEPAPALSGIDYGTLTTVELPKSRPGDRYDLQVAQAQADLAKASANVLAEKNRPTLDVYGSYALNGRSTDLQEAMDRTNMTEHDTTVVGVRLNIPLNIGAAADAKAGALKSAKAADLLYQHKKFTQEQDWENLVQQLGEAKENLRLATGIVNAQKAKLDNERARLKQGRTTTYQVLLFEQDFSQSEVNRVQAAAQILGLQAQIKLYETNAEGGK comes from the coding sequence GTGTTAGTTGTGGGAGGCCTAGCTGTGCCTGCACAAGCGCTGACTCTGGATGAATATTTAAACCAAGTAAAAGGTGAAAGCTTAGGATACCGATCTTTTGAAGAGTCCGCGAAAGCTGCGACTTTAAAAGCAAGAGATGCAGATTTGTTTTTCACTCCGAAGTTGTTTGCAAACGCTCAGCTACTGAAGGATGGCAAAGAGCCATTTTCAGCTATTATGTATGACCGTATTAATATGGAAAACTATTCTTTGGGTTTAAGCCAAGAGTTCAGCTTTGGTCTGAAGGCGACAGTTTCTTACGCTGCCGAGAAAACAGAGATTGAAGGAATTCAATCAGCAAGTATTCCTGCTGGTTTTCCAACGACATTTTGGTATGCGACTCCTAAGTTAGAGTTATCAATGCCTCTTTGGGGAAATGCTTTCGGTAAAACGGAGCGCGCTAAGCAAGAACTTAATCGTCAGCAATCAGTTGCGGAGCGATTTGGCTCAGAAGCTCAAGCTAAAGGATATTTAACAGAGGCTGAAGCTGCGTTTTGGAGATTGGCTTCTGCTCAAGATATAGTAGCCGTTCAAAAAAGAGCATTGGCTCAGGCGCAAAGCATTTTGGACTATGTGACTAAAAAAGAAAAAATGAATTTGGGTGAGAAGGCCGATGTGTTGCAAGCGAAAGCAATGGTAGAGGCTGTTTCTTTTCAAGTGCAGTTAGCTGCTAATCAAGAAAAGGCGGCTCGTCGTCAATTTAACACATATATTAATAGACAAGCAGAAGAGCCCGCACCAGCGCTGTCAGGTATCGATTATGGAACTCTGACGACGGTGGAGCTTCCAAAGAGTCGCCCAGGCGATAGATATGATTTGCAAGTTGCCCAAGCTCAGGCGGATCTAGCCAAAGCTAGCGCTAATGTCCTTGCTGAAAAGAATCGCCCGACTTTAGATGTTTACGGTTCGTATGCATTAAATGGTCGTTCGACAGATCTGCAGGAGGCGATGGATCGCACCAATATGACCGAGCATGATACGACAGTTGTCGGTGTGCGCTTGAATATTCCTTTGAATATCGGGGCTGCAGCGGACGCAAAGGCTGGAGCTTTAAAGTCTGCGAAGGCAGCAGATCTTTTATACCAACATAAAAAGTTCACTCAAGAGCAGGACTGGGAAAATCTAGTTCAGCAATTAGGTGAAGCTAAAGAAAATCTTCGCCTAGCTACAGGGATTGTAAATGCTCAAAAAGCAAAGCTTGATAATGAAAGAGCTCGCTTAAAACAAGGTCGTACGACAACGTATCAAGTTCTTTTGTTTGAACAGGATTTCTCTCAGTCAGAAGTAAATCGTGTTCAAGCTGCGGCTCAGATCTTAGGTTTGCAGGCGCAAATAAAATTATATGAAACAAACGCTGAAGGCGGGAAGTAG
- a CDS encoding putative transcriptional regulator (COG1309 Transcriptional regulator) has protein sequence MEEDGKKDSQLDISDTQVKPKRRDRSASEERLINAGKEVFSKFGFDGATTKMISKTADVNESLIGRYFDGKEGLLVAIIQKFVEDLSDREIAYPPQNSLTEELLCYVNDRMCYGTDHSDFAKIIFSQALVNKEFRRRVRETIPMQMDPNLIKRVQLLADTGKLKNKNSVQTICRDIDIYLDGLFFFEFILHESKPESIIKQASEFIKNYAPIFEK, from the coding sequence ATGGAAGAAGACGGAAAAAAAGATTCTCAATTAGATATAAGTGATACTCAGGTTAAGCCAAAAAGAAGAGACCGCTCGGCCTCTGAAGAACGTCTAATCAACGCTGGGAAAGAGGTCTTTTCTAAGTTCGGCTTTGATGGCGCTACGACAAAAATGATTTCAAAAACTGCTGACGTTAATGAATCACTTATTGGTCGATACTTCGATGGAAAAGAGGGACTGCTCGTTGCCATCATTCAAAAATTTGTCGAAGACCTATCGGACAGAGAGATTGCCTACCCTCCTCAAAACTCTCTCACTGAAGAATTGCTTTGTTATGTCAACGATCGCATGTGTTATGGAACAGACCACTCTGACTTTGCCAAAATTATTTTCTCTCAAGCATTGGTAAACAAAGAATTTCGCCGCCGAGTGCGTGAAACAATCCCGATGCAAATGGATCCTAACCTTATTAAACGTGTTCAGCTTCTAGCAGATACTGGAAAACTAAAAAATAAAAACAGCGTTCAAACTATCTGTAGAGATATCGATATTTATTTGGATGGGCTTTTCTTCTTTGAATTCATTCTTCATGAAAGCAAACCAGAATCCATTATTAAACAAGCTTCCGAGTTTATTAAGAACTACGCGCCTATCTTTGAAAAATAA